The Pyrenophora tritici-repentis strain M4 chromosome 10, whole genome shotgun sequence genome contains a region encoding:
- a CDS encoding KfrA-N domain containing protein: MMARLNETSKDAHDQGAQNDTQTIPAESHLEYGDFENDDDLTEAEKATIRQKLATRKRQVTFGRGDGQGNSEDEGNDVNAAERRRQSCRQSLKKAVKPADKTSIELGYDDDTDDMYLRFYGIHDNDEREILADMRNVDDFTACIAEHAESVFGHLADLLSQIAEQAEQLDQAHNEARVQQEAADARVERAQTQARAAAADELAQVTQKCNRMITTKNSYASRLAVLEDELAASRESNVKLYSQISDLYNERSVLQQHAGVPTNGNLYDTRPAQFQSSPPPMTANPFIGTGTHDLMLPPPMAHHQKNRPLARSAVSDNLTATGAKLKDIDIFRGDSTDKEDYKYWRRSARNFLNKTTIHTTVQDQLDYLIDHLRGPAAAQVEYRAVPGARNAYVTAEEVLTELDRIFDTVDKVTEASAALHDSGSGGLKQRDNESFNTWVARFTSTVAPLNLGDNEMIQHAIRLMKFGRNAGLQFRHEQRK, translated from the exons ATGATGGCCCGACTAAACGAGACGAGCAAGGATGCCCACGACCAGGGTGCTCAGAACGACACACAAACCATTCCAGCAGAGTCGCACCTTGAGTACGGCGACTTTGAGAATGACGACGACCTCACCGAAGCGGAGAAGGCGACTATTAGACAGAAGCTCGCCACCCGCAAGAGACAGGTCACTTTTGGCCGTGGAGACGGCCAAGGCAACAGCGAGGACGAGGGCAATGACGTCAACGCCGCTGAACGCCGACGACAGTCTTGTAGACAGTCTCTTAAGAAAGCCGTTAAGCCAGCGGATAAGACTTCTATAGAACTAGGctacgacgacgacacgGATGACATGTATCTACGTTTTTATGGCATCCACGACAACGATGAGCGCGAGATCCTCGCGGACATGAGGAACGTTGACGACTTCACCGCTTGCATCGCTGAACATGCTGAGAGTGTCTTTGGACACCTAGCAGATTTGCTTAGTCAGATAGCTGAACAAGCCGAACAGCTAGACCAAGCACATAATGAAGCCCGTGTACAACAAGAAGCAGCTGACGCCCGCGTGGAGCGCGCCCAGACGCAAGCTCGCGCTGCCGCCGCAGACGAGCTTGCCCAAGTCACCCAGAAATGCAACCGCATGATCACTACTAAGAACAGCTACGCTTCACGGCTAGCAGTGCTCGAAGACGAGCTTGCAGCCTCGCGCGAGTCAAACGTGAAGCTCTACTCCCAGATTAGCGACCTCTACAACGAGAGGAGTGTCCTGCAACAGCACGCGGGCGTCCCGACGAATGGAAATTTATATGACACGCGCCCAGCTCAGTTCCAGTCGTCCCCTCCTCCAATGACTGCGAACCCGTTCATTGGCACTGGCACTCACGACTTGATGCTGCCTCCCCCTATGGCACATCATCAGAAAAACCGACCCCTAGCTCGGTCTGCTGTATCGGACAACCTCACTGCAACGGGTGCAAAGCTGAAGGATATTGACATCTTTCGCGGAGACAGCACCGACAAAGAGGACTACAAGTATTGGCGCCGCAGCGCCAGGAACTTCTTAAACAAAACTACTATCCACACAACTGTTCAAGATCAGCTCGACTACCTGATTGACCACTTGCGAGGACCAGCCGCTGCACAGGTGGAATATAGAGCAGTACCCGGAGCTCGTAACGCCTACGTGACAGCGGAAGAAGTCCTCACGGAACTTGATCGCATCTTTGACACGGTCGACAAGGTCACCgaagccagcgcagcgctACACGACAGCGGCTCTGGAGGATTAAAGCAACGCGACAATGAATCGTTTAACACCTGGGTAGCCCGCTTTACCTCTACAGTCGCACCATTGAACCTGGGCGACAACGAAATGATCCAGCACGCGATCCGACTCATGAAGTTTGGTCGTAACGCAGGTTTACAATTCCGCCATG AGCAGCGGAAATAA